The DNA region TCAAATCCTTAACTGCTCGTTCATTTTTAAATCTAACTTCCCTTTTCTGTGGATGAACATTCACATCGATGGTATTTTTCGGAAAATTCAGTGATATAAATGCTACTTGGCCCTGCCAATGAGGTATAAATCCGGCATAGGCATCGCGAACAGCTCTATTTACAGTTTGGCTCAGTACCTGTCTTTTATTTACAAAGCAAACAATCTCTGTTTTATTAGCATTTATACATGAAGGATTAAGCAAGGCACCTTCCACCGAAATATTTCCGGAACAATCTGCGAAATCAAACAGCCATTCGGCATAGAATTCGCCGTATAGTTTAGAGGCTCTATGACTCCAACCATCGCAAACCGGAGAACAAAATAGCAATTTTCCGTCTCTATATAGTTCAAATTTCACCTTCCGTTCGGCCAACATAAAAGCTCTCATTACTCTTATTATATGCGCAGTTTCGGTCTCATCGGACTTTAAAAACTGCCTACGGGCCGGCAGACTATGTAACAATCCGGTGACTTCGATAAATGTACCTGAAGTCAACCCACATTCTTTGACATGTTGGATTTTTCCTGCATGGACAAAAATTTCTGTACCGGCTTCACTATTACCATCATTGGTCCGCATTAAAAACTTAGAAACGCTGGCAATTGCCGGAATAGCTTCTCCTCTAAATCCGAACGTATCAATGGTTTGAATATCTTCTACCGAGATTATTTTACTGGTGGCGTGTCTGAGCATTGACAGCTCAGCATCAACTCTGGACATGCCGATGCCATTATCTTCAATGGCTATCAAATTCTTACCTCCGGCGGAAAATCTGACAACAATTTTAGTAGCATTTGCATCTAAACTATTTTCTACTAATTCTTTAATTACAGCAGCAGGTCTCTCTACCACTTCGCCAGCAGCTATCTGGTTGGAAATATATTCCGGCAATATCTTTATTTTCGACATACAGAATTTAATATGAGCCATCGAGCTCAATCACTATGCTTTATCATAACTTCATGAACGACAAGTCAAAAAAAATCATACATTGTTATAAATTTATGGAAAATTTTGCTTTTTTACATTTCTCTAGCTAAGATATGTAAGCCATGGAAATTTTTTTGTATTGCCATTCATTTATATTTAAAGAGAGTTATCATTGACGTGAGTAGCATAGAAATAATAAAGCCTGGTCCTCTGGATATTAGCACTGCGGATGTAATTTTGAATGGCGAAGTTCTTGAGGAAAAGGATGTGGTAGCCAGAGCCCAATGTGGCGATGTGGCTGCCTTTGAAGCTTTGGTGAAGAAATATCGCGAGAGATTGTATTCGGTGGTGTATCATTTATTGTCAAATGCCTCTGATGCAGCGGACTTAACCCAGGATATTTTTATAAAAGCTTTTCGCTCTGTGCATAAATTTAAAGGTCAGTCTGCCTTTTTCACTTGGCTATATAGAATAGCAATTAACATGACCATGTCCCATCTTCGGAAGCATAAAACCAACAGATTCTTGGCTCTAGAACAGTTCGATGAATCTGCATTACCAAAAGATGTGGTCGAAAAAATTACCTTGGAAAATCCGACTGAAAAAAGTGCTTATCTTTTAGAATTACGAAAAGCACTGAACGAATCTCTCCAAAAATTGTCTAATGAACATAGATTGGCTGTTGTGTTGTTTGAAATCGAAGGATTATCCCATGGAGAGATTGCAGAAATAATGGGCTGCTCTCCGGGTACAGTTCGGTCCAGGTTGCACTACGCCAAACTTGAATTACAGGCATATTTAGAGGATTTTATCAAATGAGATTATTTTTTCCATCTAATGATAGGCGATCGAAAGATCAGGATAAAAAGTTGTCGGCTCTATTGCAGATCAAAAAAGCCGAAATACCATCAAGGGATTTCTGGGCCAATTTTGATACCAAACTCCATAGTAAGCTGGTAACCTCGATGGATGAAGGGGTCCCCAAGGCTGCGATTCATTCATTTTTTATGACAAGCAGAAGTGTGGTTTCCTTCATATCCTGCGTTGCTTGTTCGATTGCCATAATAATGGCCTTTGAAATCCAAGATCATCCAAGTAAACGCAGTCAACCAAAAGAGCCGCCTCCGTGTGTAAAGCATTTTGTCAAAAATGAGCTAACTTCCATTACCGGTTGTCACGACTTGGTGGCCTATACATCGGGTAATCATAATACAACTTGTTATGTCAGTAATTCTCTGGGGACAGAATCTTCCTGTTGGCCGAGGCCAAATAACTCATTTTAGTGCATCTACTGGTTTACTATTAATGTTGTCATGAGGTGTGTGTTCTATGCAGTTGCACTAACTACCATCGGCCTACTTTATTGTAATGGTGATACGTCCGATGGTTGTGTCTGCAAAAATTGTGGAACAGCTATCGAATTCTCAGCGATATCTCCATTTTCCTTTGTCAGTGATATTTTTTCAAAGAGAAAAAACTCTGTGGTCAGAATCATTGGCATTCGCATCGATGGCAATGATTCTTCGAATACAAAACCCGATGCCAAGACGGAAACTAAATCCGATGCTTCAAATCGAGAAAAATCCGCTGAGCATAATGGGAAAATTTTGTTCGGCTCTGGTTTTTTCATAGATGATCTTGCTCGTACGGTTACCAGTGCAACCATTGTGGATGCAGCAACCAATATATGGGTGGAATATAATGGCCTATCCTATGCAGCAGAACTTGTTGGGTTGGATCGCGTT from Puniceicoccales bacterium includes:
- the mutL gene encoding DNA mismatch repair endonuclease MutL; protein product: MSKIKILPEYISNQIAAGEVVERPAAVIKELVENSLDANATKIVVRFSAGGKNLIAIEDNGIGMSRVDAELSMLRHATSKIISVEDIQTIDTFGFRGEAIPAIASVSKFLMRTNDGNSEAGTEIFVHAGKIQHVKECGLTSGTFIEVTGLLHSLPARRQFLKSDETETAHIIRVMRAFMLAERKVKFELYRDGKLLFCSPVCDGWSHRASKLYGEFYAEWLFDFADCSGNISVEGALLNPSCINANKTEIVCFVNKRQVLSQTVNRAVRDAYAGFIPHWQGQVAFISLNFPKNTIDVNVHPQKREVRFKNERAVKDLIEKAIYKAIDSFLLSKSVVDISGFQSKKSIASNLEVIPGPRAKFMWDRTGNVFQLPPRQTHIRELEPLNVEQVVINRDLELIFIGTVFGQFAIFESTDGLWTLNLKAASRRVFFEKFVHRQINDEPQCLLLPRVVQMPTTDDEIIHGAMDLFSRYGIVIEKFGKDLCRIDAIPPWLDEMMAEKLLLDVISEVNSGKIAIEVMDREWFAKLASSCINIKNYDEMENVMELVKSLLSSNNHITDPWGNVTLVEISLNELKNKFGLSKPIISL
- a CDS encoding S1C family serine protease, with protein sequence MRCVFYAVALTTIGLLYCNGDTSDGCVCKNCGTAIEFSAISPFSFVSDIFSKRKNSVVRIIGIRIDGNDSSNTKPDAKTETKSDASNREKSAEHNGKILFGSGFFIDDLARTVTSATIVDAATNIWVEYNGLSYAAELVGLDRVTNIAIVRLLKKPDNFDFIDIMIGKPRDSVQCGEFLVSVECKLGLDPAPNFGIVVGENSSYENSSFPVKLTRT
- a CDS encoding sigma-70 family RNA polymerase sigma factor translates to MSSIEIIKPGPLDISTADVILNGEVLEEKDVVARAQCGDVAAFEALVKKYRERLYSVVYHLLSNASDAADLTQDIFIKAFRSVHKFKGQSAFFTWLYRIAINMTMSHLRKHKTNRFLALEQFDESALPKDVVEKITLENPTEKSAYLLELRKALNESLQKLSNEHRLAVVLFEIEGLSHGEIAEIMGCSPGTVRSRLHYAKLELQAYLEDFIK